Proteins found in one Lepeophtheirus salmonis chromosome 9, UVic_Lsal_1.4, whole genome shotgun sequence genomic segment:
- the LOC121124079 gene encoding uncharacterized protein translates to MKCFIIVALVLVGTSTSESCTSSESSFLFEGSWLEMKENRTNVVEYLMQYNISRENATKYNNGPTTMECIQLTEDGYKVNGIRPDGVPYNMSITWRKEAKRVYTYPNQSLLFDAEVVRDNVSHSHNVMLFNVYYQGLATPIFIAERNFTNEGYMNYSQRHVATNITTYTLYKKQD, encoded by the exons ATGAAGTGTTTCATCATTGTAGCTCTTGTCCTTGTTGGAACCTCGACTTCCGAGTCTTGTACTTCTTCCGA GTCATCCTTTTTATTTGAAGGATCTTGgcttgaaatgaaagaaaacagaACAAATGTTGTCGAATACTTAATGCAGTACAATATAAGCAGGGAAAATGCCACCAAATATAACAATGGTCCAACTACAATGGAATGCATTCAATTGACTGAAGATGGTTATAAAGTCAATGGAATAA GACCCGATGGTGTTCCTTATAATATGTCTATAACATGGAGAAAGGAAGCAAAAAGAGTATATACTTATCCAAAtcaaagtttattatttgatgCAGAGGTTGTCCGGGACAATGTTTCACATAGTCATAATGTGATGCTTTTCAACGTTTACTATCAAGGGCTGGCTACTCCAATTTTCATCGCTGAGCGTAACTTTACAAATGAAGGGTACATGAACTATAGTCAAAGACATGTAGCAACCAATATCACCACTTACACCCTATACAAAAAACAGGATTAA